A window from Pyrococcus yayanosii CH1 encodes these proteins:
- the rpsB gene encoding 30S ribosomal protein S2, producing MADEYLVPLDQYLAAGVHIGTQQKTKDMRKFIYRVRQDGLYVLDVRKTDERLKVAGKFLAKFEPQSILAVSVRLYGQKPVKKFGEVTGAKAMPGRFLPGTMTNPAVKNFFEPDVIIVTDPRADHQAMKEAVEIGIPIVALVDTENLLSYVDLAIPTNNKGRKALALIYWILAREILYNRGEIASREDFKIPVEDFEMKIVRR from the coding sequence ATGGCAGATGAGTATTTGGTTCCGCTTGACCAGTATCTTGCTGCCGGAGTACACATAGGGACTCAACAGAAGACCAAGGACATGAGGAAGTTTATATACCGTGTCAGGCAGGATGGCCTCTACGTCCTTGACGTCAGGAAGACCGATGAGAGGCTCAAGGTTGCCGGCAAGTTCCTCGCCAAGTTCGAGCCCCAGAGCATCCTCGCCGTCAGCGTCAGGCTCTACGGCCAGAAGCCGGTGAAGAAGTTCGGCGAGGTTACGGGAGCTAAGGCAATGCCGGGTCGCTTCCTGCCGGGGACGATGACGAACCCAGCGGTCAAGAACTTCTTCGAGCCCGACGTGATCATAGTCACCGATCCGAGGGCCGACCACCAGGCTATGAAGGAGGCCGTCGAGATAGGCATCCCGATAGTTGCCCTGGTCGACACTGAAAACCTACTCAGCTACGTTGACCTGGCGATACCCACAAACAACAAGGGAAGGAAGGCGCTGGCTCTCATCTACTGGATACTCGCCAGGGAAATCCTCTACAATCGTGGCGAGATAGCCAGTAGGGAGGACTTCAAGATCCCCGTCGAGGACTTCGAGATGAAGATAGTCAGGCGCTGA
- a CDS encoding MEMO1 family protein, producing the protein MIRYPAVAGQFYPLGEELVDMLKAFFRDLGEPGGERKITAGIAPHAGYVFSGYTASRTYKAIYEDGLPETFVIFGPNHTGLGSPIAVYPEGKWVTPLGEVEVDGELAREIVKNSGIADLDEIAHKYEHSIEVQLPFIQYIAERAGKTVRIVPITLSIQDEEVSEDLGGAVFEAARELGRDVVVIASTDFMHYGTFYGYVPFRARANELPNLVKEWDLRVIRRILDFDVEGMFREIREMDHTMCGPGGVGASVVFSRLIGAVEAELLHYTTSFDISRSTDAIVGYASIVMRRA; encoded by the coding sequence GTGATTAGGTATCCTGCCGTTGCGGGCCAATTCTATCCTCTCGGAGAAGAACTCGTTGACATGCTGAAAGCGTTCTTCAGGGATTTGGGTGAGCCTGGAGGGGAGAGAAAGATAACGGCCGGTATCGCCCCTCACGCGGGGTACGTCTTTTCCGGCTACACCGCCTCGAGGACCTACAAGGCCATCTACGAGGATGGCCTGCCCGAGACCTTTGTGATATTCGGACCGAACCATACGGGCCTCGGCTCGCCCATCGCCGTCTATCCGGAGGGCAAGTGGGTTACTCCTCTTGGTGAGGTGGAAGTTGATGGTGAGCTTGCGAGAGAGATAGTGAAGAATTCGGGCATAGCCGATTTAGATGAGATAGCCCACAAATACGAGCACTCCATAGAGGTTCAGCTCCCCTTCATCCAGTACATAGCTGAGAGGGCCGGAAAGACCGTTAGAATAGTGCCGATAACCCTCAGCATACAGGACGAGGAAGTTTCCGAAGACCTCGGGGGGGCAGTCTTTGAGGCCGCCCGGGAGCTTGGAAGGGACGTCGTGGTTATAGCGAGCACCGACTTCATGCACTACGGAACCTTTTACGGCTACGTGCCGTTCAGGGCGAGAGCAAATGAGTTGCCCAACCTCGTCAAGGAGTGGGATCTCAGGGTGATAAGGAGGATACTCGACTTCGATGTTGAGGGCATGTTTAGAGAAATTCGTGAGATGGATCACACTATGTGTGGTCCCGGTGGAGTTGGAGCCAGCGTGGTGTTTTCCCGCCTTATCGGTGCCGTTGAGGCCGAACTCCTACACTACACAACGAGCTTTGATATTAGTAGAAGCACCGATGCGATAGTGGGGTACGCGAGCATAGTGATGAGGAGGGCGTGA
- a CDS encoding mevalonate kinase, whose amino-acid sequence MRVLASAPAKVILFGEHSVVYGKPAIAAAIDLRTFVEAELRDDGRIRIEAHDIKVPGLTVSFSESEIYFETDYGKAAEVLSYVREAINLVLEEAGKKTGVKVSITSQIPVGAGLGSSAAVAIATIGAVAKLLGLELTREEIAKLGHKVELLVQGASSGIDPTVSAIGGFIYYEKGRFENLPFMELPIVVGYTGSSGPTKELVAMVRRRYEDMPELMVPIIEAMGKLVEKARDLITAELDEEEKLRKLGELMNINHGLLDALGVSTKKLSELVYAARTAGALGAKITGAGGGGCMYALAPGKQSEVATAITIAGGTPMVTQISREGLRVEATMP is encoded by the coding sequence ATGAGAGTCCTCGCCTCTGCTCCCGCGAAGGTCATCCTCTTCGGGGAGCACAGCGTCGTCTATGGAAAGCCGGCAATAGCTGCGGCGATAGATCTGAGAACCTTTGTCGAGGCCGAACTCAGGGACGACGGGAGGATTAGAATAGAGGCCCATGACATCAAGGTTCCCGGCCTAACGGTGTCCTTCTCCGAGAGCGAGATATACTTCGAGACCGACTACGGTAAGGCGGCCGAGGTGCTCAGCTACGTGAGGGAGGCCATAAACCTCGTCCTTGAGGAGGCCGGGAAGAAGACGGGCGTCAAGGTCAGCATAACGTCCCAGATTCCCGTTGGTGCGGGCCTTGGAAGTTCTGCAGCTGTAGCGATCGCGACCATTGGAGCAGTGGCAAAGCTCTTAGGTCTGGAGCTTACCCGGGAGGAGATTGCCAAGCTTGGCCATAAGGTCGAGCTCCTCGTTCAAGGCGCTTCCAGCGGGATAGATCCGACCGTTTCGGCCATCGGCGGCTTTATCTACTACGAGAAAGGCAGGTTTGAGAACCTTCCCTTTATGGAGCTTCCAATAGTCGTGGGCTATACTGGCTCCAGCGGTCCTACAAAGGAGCTCGTCGCGATGGTAAGGAGGAGATACGAGGATATGCCTGAGCTGATGGTGCCCATAATCGAGGCCATGGGCAAGCTGGTTGAAAAGGCCCGTGACCTGATAACGGCGGAGCTGGATGAGGAGGAAAAGCTGAGGAAGCTTGGAGAGCTCATGAACATCAACCACGGCCTCCTTGACGCCCTCGGCGTCTCGACAAAGAAACTCAGTGAGCTGGTTTACGCCGCCAGAACCGCCGGGGCCCTCGGAGCGAAGATAACCGGGGCCGGAGGCGGTGGTTGCATGTACGCTTTGGCACCAGGAAAACAGAGCGAGGTGGCGACAGCGATAACGATAGCGGGAGGAACGCCCATGGTGACCCAGATAAGCCGTGAGGGACTGAGGGTGGAGGCAACGATGCCGTGA
- a CDS encoding isopentenyl phosphate kinase, translated as MIIVKLGGSVISDKKVEFSFREDVVRRIAREIAEFFPEKRFMIVHGGGSFGHPLAKKFRIREGLTDDSKRFGFSATHLAMLDLSGRIVRAFLDEGLPAFPVSTSSVFVTENGEVVHGDLTVVEMLLGLGFIPVLFGDVSVDVKKGIDILSGDQIIAYLARKLRPEKVIFLMDVGGIYAGKPGEASLVEKLRPGDIEGLIERLSGAAGIDVTGGIANKLRKAREIAEYSEVWFVNGLVPGRLAGAIRGDTTGTVVSKRP; from the coding sequence ATGATAATAGTCAAGCTCGGAGGAAGCGTCATAAGCGACAAGAAGGTAGAGTTTTCGTTCAGGGAGGATGTCGTTAGGCGCATCGCCCGGGAAATAGCCGAGTTCTTTCCAGAGAAGAGGTTCATGATCGTGCACGGTGGGGGTTCTTTTGGACACCCCCTCGCGAAGAAGTTCAGAATAAGGGAGGGCCTGACCGATGATTCGAAGCGGTTTGGCTTCTCCGCAACCCATCTGGCCATGCTTGATCTCAGCGGCAGGATCGTGAGGGCATTCCTCGATGAAGGCCTTCCAGCCTTTCCGGTTTCCACCTCCTCGGTCTTCGTGACGGAGAACGGCGAAGTTGTCCACGGCGACCTAACAGTTGTGGAGATGCTCCTTGGCCTGGGGTTCATTCCGGTTCTTTTCGGGGACGTCTCCGTTGATGTGAAGAAGGGAATAGACATACTCTCGGGCGACCAGATAATAGCCTACTTGGCTCGAAAACTAAGGCCCGAGAAGGTCATATTCCTCATGGACGTTGGCGGGATATATGCCGGGAAGCCGGGGGAAGCCTCCCTGGTGGAGAAGCTACGGCCTGGGGACATAGAAGGCCTCATAGAGAGGCTCTCCGGTGCGGCCGGCATAGACGTGACGGGAGGCATTGCAAACAAACTGAGAAAGGCGAGGGAGATAGCGGAGTACTCGGAGGTCTGGTTTGTCAACGGCCTCGTTCCCGGGAGGCTGGCCGGGGCAATTAGGGGCGACACAACTGGAACTGTGGTTTCCAAAAGACCATGA
- the fni gene encoding type 2 isopentenyl-diphosphate Delta-isomerase, whose product MGPFDKEELTVIRKFEHIEHCLTKNVQAHVSNGFEDVHFVHMSLPEIDKDEIDLSVEFLGRKFDYPIMIAAMTGGTKGSQLAAKINKTLAKAAQELNIPMGVGSQRAMIRKPETWESYYVRDVAPDVFLVGNLGAAQFSENAAERYGIEEAIKAVETIQADALAIHMNPLQESVQPEGDTTYRGVLKALAELKAEFPYPIIAKETGAGVSMEIAVRLEAIGIDAIDVGGLGGTSWSAVEYYRAKDELGRRLALRFWNWGIKTAISVAEVRYATDLPIIATGGMRDGITMAKALAMGASLVGVALPLLKPAVKGDVEEVIKILKCYIEEIRNAMFLVGARNVEELRRVPLVITGFTREWLEERINLREYLRARRSTPF is encoded by the coding sequence ATGGGGCCCTTCGATAAGGAGGAGCTCACGGTCATTAGGAAGTTTGAGCACATAGAGCACTGCCTCACGAAGAACGTCCAGGCTCACGTGAGCAACGGCTTTGAGGACGTGCATTTCGTCCATATGAGCCTTCCCGAAATAGATAAGGATGAGATCGACCTGAGCGTTGAGTTCCTTGGTAGGAAGTTTGACTACCCGATAATGATTGCCGCCATGACTGGCGGCACTAAGGGCTCCCAGCTGGCCGCCAAGATAAACAAGACCCTTGCGAAGGCCGCCCAAGAACTTAACATTCCCATGGGCGTTGGAAGTCAGAGGGCCATGATAAGGAAGCCAGAGACGTGGGAGAGCTACTATGTCCGGGATGTGGCCCCTGACGTCTTTTTGGTTGGCAACCTTGGGGCGGCCCAGTTTAGTGAAAATGCCGCGGAGCGCTACGGCATTGAGGAAGCTATAAAGGCCGTCGAGACAATCCAGGCCGATGCTTTGGCAATCCACATGAACCCCCTTCAAGAGAGCGTCCAGCCCGAAGGCGACACGACATACAGGGGCGTTTTGAAGGCGTTAGCCGAGCTCAAGGCCGAGTTCCCGTATCCGATAATAGCAAAGGAGACTGGGGCTGGTGTCTCGATGGAGATTGCCGTGAGGCTCGAGGCCATCGGGATAGATGCGATAGATGTGGGTGGGCTCGGTGGGACAAGCTGGAGCGCCGTCGAATACTACAGGGCCAAGGACGAGCTCGGTAGGAGGCTTGCTCTAAGGTTCTGGAATTGGGGGATAAAAACTGCCATAAGCGTCGCCGAGGTTCGGTATGCAACTGATCTCCCAATAATAGCGACCGGCGGCATGCGGGATGGGATAACCATGGCCAAGGCCCTCGCCATGGGAGCCTCTCTCGTGGGCGTTGCCCTTCCCCTCCTCAAGCCAGCAGTGAAGGGGGACGTCGAGGAAGTCATAAAAATCCTGAAGTGCTATATCGAGGAGATTAGGAACGCGATGTTCCTAGTGGGGGCGAGGAACGTCGAAGAGCTCAGGAGAGTCCCGCTTGTGATCACGGGATTCACGAGGGAATGGCTTGAGGAGAGGATAAACTTAAGGGAGTACCTGAGGGCCAGGAGGAGCACACCTTTTTAA
- a CDS encoding RNase J family beta-CASP ribonuclease — MIRIYTLGGYEEVGKNMTAVEYNGEVIIIDMGIRLDRVLIHEDVEFQKMSSKELRKLGAIPDDRPIRDKKVVAIALSHGHLDHIGAVAKLAPHYPDVPVYGTPYTIRLAKSEVKGEQYFEVTNPMFETNYGEIVQVSENLAIEFVQITHSIPHSSIVVIHTPEGAVVYACDYKFDNNHPYGEKPDYKRLKELGQESVKVLIAESTRVAEETKTPSEAVAKMLLEDFFLYEGMEADGLIATTFASHIARLQELIEIANKMGRQAIFIGRSLAKYTGIAKQLGLIKMKGSRVLRSPNAISKVLKEVSQARENYLLVVTGHQGEPGAILTRMAGGELYDIGKRDTVVFSAGVIPNPLNVAQRYALETKLRMRGVRMIKNLHVSGHASREDHRYLIRLLNPEYIVPAHGEFRMLTHYAELAEEEGYMIGKDVFVARNGHRVDI, encoded by the coding sequence ATGATAAGGATTTACACTCTTGGAGGCTATGAGGAAGTGGGAAAAAACATGACGGCCGTCGAGTACAACGGTGAGGTTATCATAATCGATATGGGTATCAGGCTCGATCGCGTCCTTATACACGAGGACGTTGAATTTCAAAAGATGAGCTCCAAGGAGCTGAGAAAACTTGGTGCGATCCCAGACGACAGGCCCATAAGGGACAAGAAGGTTGTTGCCATAGCCCTCTCACACGGCCATCTCGACCACATAGGTGCTGTTGCCAAGCTCGCCCCCCACTACCCAGATGTGCCCGTATATGGCACCCCCTATACCATTCGGCTCGCCAAGAGTGAGGTCAAGGGGGAGCAGTACTTCGAGGTTACGAACCCGATGTTCGAGACGAACTACGGTGAGATAGTTCAGGTGAGCGAGAATCTCGCCATAGAATTCGTCCAGATAACACACTCAATTCCCCACTCTTCCATCGTCGTTATCCACACGCCCGAAGGAGCTGTGGTATATGCCTGTGACTATAAGTTCGATAACAACCATCCCTACGGCGAAAAGCCCGACTACAAGCGTTTGAAGGAGCTCGGCCAGGAAAGCGTTAAGGTCCTCATAGCTGAATCTACAAGGGTTGCCGAAGAGACAAAAACGCCAAGCGAGGCAGTCGCGAAGATGCTCTTAGAGGATTTTTTCCTTTACGAGGGCATGGAGGCTGATGGTCTTATAGCCACAACGTTCGCTTCCCACATAGCCCGCCTCCAAGAGCTTATAGAGATAGCCAATAAGATGGGTCGCCAAGCAATATTCATCGGTCGCTCCCTTGCCAAGTACACTGGCATAGCCAAGCAACTTGGGTTGATAAAGATGAAGGGTTCTCGTGTCTTGAGGAGTCCCAATGCCATAAGTAAGGTCCTGAAGGAGGTCTCTCAAGCGAGGGAGAACTACCTTCTAGTTGTCACTGGACACCAGGGGGAGCCTGGAGCAATACTGACGAGGATGGCCGGTGGTGAGCTCTACGACATAGGAAAGAGGGATACCGTTGTTTTCTCCGCTGGCGTGATTCCGAACCCGCTCAACGTAGCCCAGCGTTACGCCCTCGAGACGAAGCTGAGGATGAGGGGCGTAAGGATGATAAAGAACCTTCACGTTTCAGGTCACGCGAGTAGAGAGGATCATCGCTATCTTATTAGACTGTTAAATCCTGAGTATATAGTTCCCGCACACGGGGAGTTTAGAATGCTCACCCACTACGCTGAGCTGGCCGAGGAGGAGGGCTACATGATTGGAAAAGATGTTTTCGTGGCAAGGAACGGTCATCGAGTTGACATATAG
- a CDS encoding polyprenyl synthetase family protein, whose amino-acid sequence MKYDALFKRIKEKAKLVDEKMFELIPEKEPAVLYEAARHYPLAGGKRVRPFVVLTAAEAVGGDPSKALYPAVAIELIHNYSLVHDDIMDMDETRRGRPTVHKLWGINMAILAGDLLFSKAFEAISGADVDAEKKARILETIVRASNELCEGQAMDLEFEKRETVTIEEYMRMISGKTGALFEAAAKVGAIVGTENEEYIGSLARWGRNVGIAFQIWDDVLDLIADEKKLGKPVGSDIRKGKKTLIVAHFFERADERDRERFLRVFGKFAGDVRGRGIIEEDVKAEVMEAIELLKAYGSIDYAASYAKKLIREANESLKILPESEARKDLELLAEFIVERDH is encoded by the coding sequence ATGAAGTACGACGCCCTCTTTAAGAGGATTAAAGAGAAGGCCAAGCTCGTTGATGAGAAGATGTTCGAACTAATACCCGAGAAGGAGCCGGCTGTTCTCTACGAGGCCGCCCGCCACTACCCTCTCGCCGGCGGAAAGCGCGTCAGGCCCTTTGTCGTTCTAACTGCAGCTGAAGCCGTCGGTGGCGACCCCTCGAAGGCCCTCTACCCGGCGGTTGCCATAGAGCTCATCCACAACTACTCCCTCGTCCACGATGATATAATGGATATGGACGAGACGAGGCGTGGAAGGCCAACGGTCCATAAGCTCTGGGGCATCAATATGGCCATCCTGGCAGGCGACCTCCTCTTCAGCAAGGCATTCGAGGCTATTTCTGGGGCAGATGTTGACGCCGAGAAGAAGGCGAGAATTCTCGAGACGATAGTTAGGGCATCGAACGAGCTCTGCGAAGGTCAAGCGATGGATCTCGAGTTTGAGAAGAGAGAAACCGTAACTATCGAGGAGTATATGAGGATGATAAGCGGCAAGACCGGGGCACTCTTCGAGGCTGCTGCCAAGGTCGGTGCCATCGTTGGAACCGAGAACGAGGAGTACATAGGGTCCCTTGCCCGCTGGGGTCGCAACGTCGGCATAGCGTTCCAGATATGGGACGACGTTCTTGATCTTATCGCCGATGAGAAGAAGCTGGGCAAGCCCGTTGGAAGTGACATAAGGAAGGGCAAGAAGACCCTTATAGTGGCTCACTTCTTCGAGAGAGCAGATGAGAGAGATAGGGAGAGATTCCTCAGGGTCTTTGGCAAGTTCGCGGGCGACGTCAGGGGGAGGGGCATAATCGAGGAGGATGTCAAGGCCGAGGTTATGGAGGCCATAGAGCTCCTTAAGGCCTACGGGAGCATAGACTACGCCGCCAGCTATGCAAAGAAGCTCATTAGGGAGGCCAATGAGTCACTGAAGATTCTTCCAGAGAGCGAAGCCAGGAAGGACCTAGAGCTCCTAGCCGAGTTCATCGTTGAGAGAGACCACTAA
- a CDS encoding NAD(+) kinase: protein MKFGIVARRDREEALKLAYRVYDFLKVSGYDVVVDMDTYKHFPHFDEGDVLPLEEFDVDFIIAIGGDGTILRVEHHTKRDIPILSVNMGTLGFLTEVEPSETFFAINRLLEGDYYIDERIKLRTFIDGKGNIPDALNEVAILTGVPGKIIHLKYYVDGGLADEVRADGLVVSTPTGSTGYAMSAGGPFLDPRLDTMVIVPLLPMPKTSVPIVIPGTSTVEIELITEREIILVVDGQYYEHLPSNVWITVKKSPRKAKFVRFSREIYPKYTMKIKERH, encoded by the coding sequence ATGAAGTTCGGTATAGTGGCTCGAAGGGATAGGGAGGAGGCTCTCAAGCTCGCCTACCGCGTTTATGATTTTCTCAAGGTCAGCGGTTATGATGTCGTGGTTGATATGGATACATATAAGCACTTTCCCCACTTTGATGAGGGAGATGTCCTGCCCCTCGAGGAGTTCGATGTGGACTTCATAATCGCGATAGGCGGGGACGGGACGATACTAAGGGTTGAGCACCACACAAAGAGGGACATCCCGATACTAAGCGTAAACATGGGAACCCTTGGCTTCCTCACGGAAGTGGAGCCTAGCGAGACATTCTTCGCAATAAATAGGCTCCTCGAAGGTGATTACTACATCGACGAGAGGATAAAGCTAAGGACGTTCATAGACGGCAAGGGGAACATTCCCGACGCTCTCAACGAGGTCGCAATCCTAACGGGCGTCCCCGGAAAGATAATCCACCTTAAGTACTACGTGGATGGGGGACTGGCGGACGAAGTCAGAGCTGACGGTCTCGTCGTCTCGACTCCCACGGGCTCCACAGGCTACGCTATGTCCGCGGGCGGCCCTTTCCTTGACCCAAGGCTTGACACGATGGTAATAGTTCCCCTCCTCCCGATGCCGAAAACTTCAGTTCCCATAGTCATTCCGGGAACATCAACGGTAGAAATCGAGCTGATCACGGAGAGAGAGATAATCTTGGTTGTGGACGGGCAGTACTATGAGCACCTTCCGTCAAATGTCTGGATCACCGTTAAGAAGAGCCCAAGAAAGGCCAAGTTCGTTCGCTTCAGCCGGGAGATATACCCCAAGTATACGATGAAGATAAAGGAGAGACACTAG
- a CDS encoding homoserine dehydrogenase gives MKVVRVSIFGFGTVGRALAEIMAERGRRFGVELRIVSITDRSGTIWGDIDPLEAKEVKETMGRLSAWDEYEVFDFSPEELVQEVRPDILVDVSSHDEAFSMYETALKEGIGVVTSNKPPIANHYRELMKAAEEGGAGLFFEATVMAGTPVIGLLRENLLGDDVLSIEAVLNASTTFILTEMERGSSFEKAVEKAKEQGILEEDPSKDIDGIDAMHKAKILHWVAFGQEAEEVEVKGIREVTDARRVRLIAEVSKGRIRVQPKRLSEGSPLLTEGVLNAAVIRTDLLGELVIKGPGGGGKVTASGVFSDILKAASYMKPLR, from the coding sequence ATGAAAGTTGTTAGGGTCTCAATTTTCGGGTTTGGAACTGTTGGAAGAGCACTGGCCGAAATAATGGCGGAGAGGGGAAGGAGGTTTGGGGTTGAATTGAGAATCGTCTCGATAACAGACAGGAGCGGCACAATATGGGGCGACATCGACCCCCTAGAAGCCAAAGAGGTCAAGGAAACGATGGGAAGGCTGAGCGCATGGGACGAATACGAGGTTTTCGACTTCTCACCCGAGGAGCTCGTTCAGGAGGTCAGACCGGACATACTTGTTGACGTCAGCAGCCACGACGAGGCCTTTTCCATGTACGAGACGGCACTGAAGGAAGGGATAGGCGTCGTGACCAGCAACAAGCCTCCCATCGCGAATCACTATCGCGAGCTCATGAAAGCCGCTGAGGAGGGCGGTGCAGGCCTATTCTTTGAGGCCACCGTGATGGCAGGAACGCCCGTAATCGGACTGCTCAGGGAGAACCTGCTTGGCGATGACGTACTCTCAATCGAGGCCGTCCTCAACGCCAGCACGACCTTCATACTTACGGAGATGGAACGCGGCTCTTCCTTTGAGAAGGCTGTGGAGAAGGCTAAAGAGCAGGGGATACTTGAAGAGGACCCCTCGAAGGATATAGACGGGATAGATGCTATGCACAAGGCCAAAATACTGCACTGGGTGGCCTTTGGTCAGGAGGCTGAGGAGGTCGAGGTGAAGGGGATAAGGGAGGTCACGGACGCAAGAAGGGTAAGGCTCATTGCAGAGGTGTCCAAGGGAAGGATTAGGGTTCAACCAAAAAGACTCTCCGAGGGCAGCCCCCTGCTAACGGAAGGCGTTCTCAACGCCGCGGTCATAAGGACAGACCTTCTAGGAGAGCTCGTTATTAAGGGGCCCGGCGGAGGAGGGAAGGTTACGGCAAGCGGCGTCTTCAGCGATATCCTGAAGGCGGCCAGCTACATGAAGCCTCTCCGCTAG
- a CDS encoding DUF3267 domain-containing protein, which produces MKYRFDLRKHEKGVMILAVLLFLLSLSLSPPVRWPPYSLLEYVIYCSIAPVLLVIALHEGLHAVVARLQGARVEFGITKLGKSWVAMAPYTAVRTPLPVKMWIPVLLAPFSLSPLFYILGSATGSPIWVMAFLINTSGLAGDIVVLLVLIRMPKDALVVDEGIEMVSEIPFPEPWPELLRLGK; this is translated from the coding sequence ATGAAGTATCGCTTTGACCTCCGGAAGCATGAAAAGGGAGTAATGATCCTTGCGGTGCTCCTGTTCCTACTTTCCCTTTCTCTTTCGCCTCCAGTAAGATGGCCACCCTACTCGCTCCTCGAATACGTGATCTACTGCTCCATAGCTCCTGTTCTGCTAGTCATAGCCCTTCATGAAGGGCTCCATGCAGTCGTCGCAAGGCTTCAGGGAGCAAGGGTGGAGTTCGGAATAACTAAGCTCGGCAAGAGCTGGGTTGCGATGGCCCCGTATACGGCCGTCAGAACTCCACTCCCGGTAAAGATGTGGATTCCGGTGCTTCTAGCACCCTTCAGTCTTTCTCCGCTTTTCTACATCCTTGGCTCGGCTACAGGCTCTCCGATCTGGGTGATGGCGTTTTTAATAAACACATCCGGTCTCGCTGGAGATATCGTGGTGCTCCTCGTACTCATTAGAATGCCAAAAGATGCTCTTGTAGTGGACGAAGGGATTGAGATGGTCTCGGAAATTCCGTTCCCGGAACCTTGGCCAGAACTGTTAAGGCTCGGCAAGTAG
- a CDS encoding ATP-binding protein, whose translation MVISIVKIIERRELRDVLNVRWLLIYGRRKTGKTFYIRERAKYSHYFIVTSGREIFEIKKGEIYSFSEFMRVLPLLLDQGRIVIDEFHRLGESFFSILQGLSGRGGLILITSTRHYFKKLIGNNSPLLGLFYVRELSLVDPRDAINFVNELGYKGKAMVELAVLVQEPWLAPAVESLGERVFSTLGSTLKGNVPSLIGEIFTEEERELTRRYSAILETVADGKSSSGEIAKELYSRGLIEKETHSAVAPYLETLVNMGILERISLFGKRKKIFKYRHLSPVVDFAYYLNAKYGFFETELPDETVERIFREKMPHYVERFFERLLVKHYSLQPIRIEMPDLEVDVALLKNRKLHLVAEVKWKEKIKEKDIRKVEEKFEEINAKKKLLIVPDRNDLPRAPENAEILDWRDAVELSRALI comes from the coding sequence ATGGTGATTAGCATAGTGAAAATTATTGAACGTCGCGAGCTTAGAGATGTCCTGAACGTAAGATGGTTGCTAATTTACGGAAGAAGGAAAACTGGGAAGACCTTCTACATCAGAGAGAGGGCAAAATATTCCCATTACTTCATTGTAACGAGCGGTAGGGAGATATTTGAAATAAAAAAAGGAGAGATATATTCTTTCTCCGAGTTCATGCGAGTGCTCCCCCTTCTCCTGGACCAAGGGAGAATCGTCATTGACGAGTTCCACCGGCTCGGCGAGTCATTTTTCTCAATTCTCCAGGGATTGTCAGGAAGGGGTGGGCTCATCCTTATAACTTCAACGAGGCACTATTTCAAAAAGCTTATAGGGAACAATAGTCCTCTGCTGGGGCTTTTCTATGTAAGGGAGCTGAGCTTAGTTGATCCGAGGGATGCGATTAACTTTGTTAATGAGTTGGGATATAAAGGAAAAGCCATGGTAGAGCTTGCTGTTCTCGTTCAGGAACCCTGGTTAGCTCCAGCCGTTGAAAGTTTGGGTGAGAGAGTTTTCTCAACCCTTGGATCAACCCTGAAGGGAAACGTTCCCAGCTTAATTGGTGAGATATTCACAGAAGAAGAGCGAGAATTAACGAGAAGATATTCGGCAATACTCGAGACTGTTGCGGATGGCAAGTCAAGTTCAGGAGAGATAGCCAAGGAGCTGTATTCGCGAGGACTCATAGAAAAGGAAACCCACAGTGCAGTCGCTCCATACCTTGAGACCCTTGTCAACATGGGAATCCTCGAGAGAATTTCGCTCTTCGGGAAGAGAAAGAAAATATTCAAGTACCGACATCTGTCCCCTGTAGTGGATTTCGCATATTACCTAAACGCCAAATATGGATTCTTCGAAACTGAGCTTCCAGATGAAACCGTTGAGAGGATTTTTAGGGAAAAAATGCCGCACTACGTTGAGAGATTCTTTGAGAGGTTGTTGGTAAAACACTATTCTTTGCAACCAATCAGGATTGAAATGCCTGATCTGGAAGTAGATGTTGCCCTGTTGAAAAATAGAAAGCTCCATTTGGTTGCCGAGGTTAAATGGAAGGAGAAAATTAAAGAAAAGGATATCAGGAAGGTTGAAGAAAAATTTGAAGAAATTAACGCCAAGAAAAAACTCCTCATAGTTCCGGATAGAAATGACTTGCCAAGAGCTCCAGAAAATGCCGAAATTCTCGACTGGAGAGATGCAGTAGAGCTCAGCAGGGCTCTAATTTAA